From the genome of Limisalsivibrio acetivorans, one region includes:
- a CDS encoding molybdopterin-dependent oxidoreductase encodes MSRISRRDFMKLTAATAAAGTLGPEKLFASEEALRHIHATHFGPFAGVTEGGVFRSVEPFKDVFPPTEMLESLVEYAYSPGRVRYPCVRKSYLDGTGNNYLRGSEEFIRVDWKTALDLVAEKLKGVKKEYGSESIFRTSFAGWAHPGVIGRPDMLQGRFLGLFGGFTDTIGDYSAGAATHLMPYILGSIELYHTQTSHEVILKDTDIIVLWGADPAKTFRIDYAVPNDCYDRWLKRLKEAGKRFICIDPVYTETAKEVGAEWISVRPNTDTALMLGICNELYRKGLYDRGFIERYTVGFDHFEEYLMGKNGEAEKTPEWAAEICGISAGKIRELARLFSNNKTLLRSHYGPQRSQYGEQFHWMLVNLACMLGQIGEPGGGFQFGKRGIPSTGHPIPRSVSQGRNPVQKAIPASRVGEMLNNPGRTIKFNGSRITYPDVRMIYSMGANVLTHHQNINELLEGLRRVDTIVAHEIMWTSSAKYSDIVLPATTTFERNDITFDKNVKYIYAMKKLMKRQHEAMDDYWILTELSDRLGFRDKFTKGRTQMDWIRWSFTSTVKDTSFEEFWNKGYVEFEIPEERKNFIRFEDFREDPQRSPLYTASGKIEIFSEKIASFGYDDCAGHAKWYAPDEWLGSEKAKEYPFHLMSIHPKYRLHSQMDNLSIRNRYKIDNREPMSINPLDAKELGVDNGDLVEIYNERGSIVCGVMITDSVRERVIRVDEGAWFAPEKPGVIKSRCLSGDVNVLTTSVPSSNLSQACAANSTLVNIRKLREKPNAHDAYDPPVVRTPGNKGEER; translated from the coding sequence GTGAGTAGAATAAGCAGACGAGATTTTATGAAGCTTACAGCGGCTACAGCAGCAGCCGGAACGCTGGGACCGGAGAAACTTTTTGCCTCCGAGGAAGCCCTGCGTCATATACATGCTACCCACTTCGGCCCTTTTGCGGGTGTCACCGAGGGTGGGGTCTTTCGTAGTGTTGAGCCTTTCAAGGATGTGTTCCCCCCCACAGAAATGCTCGAAAGCCTTGTGGAGTATGCTTACTCTCCGGGGCGTGTGCGTTATCCATGTGTTCGCAAAAGCTATCTTGACGGAACGGGTAATAACTACCTCAGAGGCTCGGAGGAGTTTATCCGGGTAGACTGGAAAACCGCACTCGATCTGGTTGCGGAGAAGCTGAAGGGTGTTAAGAAGGAATATGGAAGCGAATCTATATTCCGTACATCCTTCGCAGGCTGGGCTCATCCGGGTGTTATCGGCAGGCCGGATATGCTTCAGGGGCGTTTTCTCGGTCTCTTCGGCGGATTCACAGACACCATAGGAGACTATTCCGCAGGTGCGGCAACCCATCTCATGCCCTACATTCTCGGCAGTATTGAGCTATACCATACCCAGACATCCCACGAGGTTATCCTGAAAGACACGGATATAATTGTCCTCTGGGGTGCTGACCCGGCAAAGACATTCCGCATAGACTATGCCGTTCCCAATGACTGCTATGACAGGTGGCTCAAAAGGCTAAAGGAGGCTGGCAAGCGTTTTATCTGCATAGATCCTGTATATACCGAAACCGCCAAAGAGGTTGGCGCAGAATGGATATCTGTTCGTCCGAATACGGATACAGCCCTGATGCTGGGTATATGCAACGAGCTTTACCGTAAAGGTTTATACGATCGTGGCTTCATAGAGAGATACACGGTTGGCTTCGATCATTTTGAAGAATACCTGATGGGAAAGAACGGCGAGGCGGAGAAAACACCGGAATGGGCTGCGGAGATATGCGGTATCAGTGCGGGAAAGATACGTGAACTTGCCAGACTCTTCTCTAATAATAAAACCCTTTTGCGGAGCCACTACGGACCCCAGCGTTCCCAGTACGGTGAGCAGTTCCATTGGATGCTTGTGAACCTTGCATGCATGCTCGGGCAGATAGGTGAGCCGGGGGGAGGATTCCAGTTTGGCAAGAGGGGTATACCCTCAACGGGGCATCCGATTCCCAGAAGTGTATCCCAGGGGCGAAACCCGGTTCAGAAGGCGATACCCGCTTCCCGGGTCGGTGAGATGCTGAACAATCCGGGCAGAACAATCAAGTTCAACGGGAGCCGCATAACCTACCCCGATGTGCGGATGATCTATTCCATGGGAGCCAATGTCCTTACCCATCATCAGAATATTAATGAGCTTCTCGAAGGGCTCAGACGTGTTGATACCATCGTCGCCCATGAAATTATGTGGACCTCTTCCGCCAAATATTCTGATATAGTACTTCCTGCCACAACAACCTTCGAAAGGAACGATATAACCTTTGACAAGAATGTTAAGTATATCTATGCGATGAAAAAGCTCATGAAAAGACAGCATGAGGCTATGGATGATTACTGGATCCTTACTGAGCTTTCCGACCGGCTGGGCTTTCGTGACAAGTTCACCAAGGGAAGAACCCAGATGGACTGGATCCGCTGGAGCTTCACAAGCACAGTTAAGGATACATCCTTCGAGGAATTCTGGAATAAAGGGTACGTTGAGTTTGAGATACCGGAGGAGCGCAAGAATTTTATAAGGTTCGAGGACTTCAGGGAGGATCCCCAGAGAAGCCCGCTTTATACAGCCTCCGGAAAGATCGAGATTTTTTCAGAGAAGATAGCAAGTTTCGGCTACGACGACTGTGCGGGTCACGCCAAATGGTATGCGCCCGATGAATGGCTCGGTTCGGAAAAGGCGAAGGAGTATCCCTTTCATCTTATGTCCATACACCCGAAGTACAGGCTTCATTCCCAGATGGATAACCTATCAATAAGAAATAGATACAAGATTGACAATCGTGAGCCTATGAGTATAAATCCCCTGGATGCTAAGGAGCTTGGGGTAGACAATGGTGATCTGGTTGAGATTTACAACGAGCGGGGCTCGATAGTTTGTGGTGTCATGATCACAGATAGCGTCAGAGAGAGGGTGATTCGTGTGGATGAGGGAGCGTGGTTTGCTCCGGAGAAGCCTGGTGTGATTAAATCAAGGTGCCTTTCCGGTGATGTAAACGTTCTCACCACTTCGGTTCCCAGCTCCAATCTTTCCCAGGCTTGCGCTGCCAACAGTACTCTTGTAAATATCAGGAAGCTTAGGGAAAAACCGAATGCTCATGATGCCTACGACCCTCCTGTGGTTCGTACTCCAGGTAATAAGGGGGAGGAGAGATGA
- a CDS encoding sensor histidine kinase — MPFRSGLRTRIILVFIGFSILLSSMVVGGVILATHLNEKRSIRKRIELEAEYYMREHAVSDVAPVSNAYNFNIPSSPFVTVYYGDDLLPEWVEKEYGMATPGNYYLEHDKQDYHLTLKNLPDGERFYMLYNVTRFNTGRESLMSLRRTLIIVILPIIGFGLLLGFITAHKAISPVVKLTRMVRQSGDGRELPENLSSRFSDDEVGFLASTLEQSINGMKASVEREKSFARDASHELRTPVTTIKGAIELLEHSDAVQDEKLNRIIGRIKRSTMKMEHLITSFLWLSRHEVHSEEGIGIETVTVAREVIEDHEYLLQGKPVEVVIEEEDRQMLPVAPQIMSILLSNLLRNAFTYTQSGKVRVRILESCLRVEDTGGGIDRADLEKLRDGKGRYHADGFGFGISIVRRLCNNMGWHFLIDSRKGEGTKVVICFNQKERCTCSAKELDLIKINSI, encoded by the coding sequence ATGCCTTTCCGGTCCGGGCTGAGGACAAGGATCATCCTTGTTTTTATCGGATTCAGTATCCTTCTCAGCTCGATGGTTGTGGGGGGTGTTATCCTTGCCACGCATCTCAACGAAAAACGTTCAATACGAAAAAGGATAGAGCTTGAGGCGGAGTATTATATGCGTGAGCATGCCGTCTCCGATGTTGCCCCGGTGTCCAATGCATATAACTTCAATATCCCGTCTTCACCCTTTGTAACAGTATATTACGGTGATGATCTCCTTCCTGAATGGGTGGAGAAGGAATACGGCATGGCTACTCCGGGGAACTACTACCTCGAGCACGATAAGCAGGATTACCACCTGACCCTTAAGAACCTGCCCGATGGTGAACGGTTTTATATGCTCTACAATGTCACCCGCTTCAACACCGGTCGTGAATCACTGATGTCGCTGAGAAGAACCCTTATCATAGTAATCCTTCCCATCATAGGTTTTGGGCTTCTTCTTGGATTTATTACAGCCCACAAGGCTATATCCCCGGTGGTTAAGCTTACCAGAATGGTGAGACAATCGGGGGATGGCAGAGAGCTGCCGGAGAATTTGTCTTCAAGATTCTCCGATGACGAAGTGGGGTTCCTCGCAAGCACTCTGGAGCAGTCGATTAACGGCATGAAGGCATCTGTGGAGCGTGAAAAATCCTTCGCCAGGGATGCCTCCCATGAGCTCAGAACCCCTGTCACCACCATCAAGGGAGCCATAGAGCTCCTTGAGCATTCAGATGCGGTTCAGGACGAAAAGCTGAACAGAATTATAGGGCGGATAAAGCGCTCCACCATGAAGATGGAACATCTCATAACCTCATTCCTTTGGCTTTCTCGCCATGAGGTGCACAGTGAAGAGGGGATCGGTATAGAGACCGTAACGGTGGCCCGGGAAGTTATCGAGGATCACGAATACCTCCTGCAGGGCAAGCCTGTGGAAGTGGTTATAGAGGAGGAGGATAGGCAGATGCTCCCCGTGGCGCCCCAGATAATGAGCATCCTTCTATCCAACCTTTTACGTAACGCCTTCACATATACCCAGAGCGGCAAGGTTCGAGTTCGCATCCTTGAGTCCTGCCTTCGTGTTGAGGATACAGGTGGAGGGATAGACCGTGCTGATCTGGAGAAGCTGAGGGACGGCAAGGGTAGATATCATGCGGATGGCTTCGGGTTTGGAATATCCATTGTGAGAAGGCTTTGCAACAACATGGGCTGGCATTTCCTCATAGATTCCCGCAAGGGTGAGGGTACGAAGGTTGTTATCTGTTTTAATCAGAAAGAACGCTGTACATGCAGTGCCAAGGAGCTGGATCTTATAAAAATAAACAGCATTTAA
- a CDS encoding response regulator transcription factor: MRILLVEDDVDLAENVIDYLEFADWSVDYAMNGESAVEFAHANKYDAVVLDINLPGIDGFEVCRILRRQMRLNIPVIMLTARTMLTDKLEGFESGTDDYLPKPFELAELKARIEALVRRAKQSVAEIFQIGGLSLDPRKGTVIRDGKFIDLPPVCYQILKNLMEAHPGIVSKGDLEYAIWGETPPDSDSLKVHFYTLRQLVDKPFSINMLVTIRGRGYKIEAVD, translated from the coding sequence ATGAGAATACTCCTTGTTGAGGATGATGTTGACCTCGCAGAGAACGTTATAGATTATCTGGAGTTTGCGGACTGGTCAGTGGACTATGCCATGAACGGTGAATCCGCCGTGGAGTTCGCCCATGCGAACAAATACGATGCCGTTGTCCTGGACATAAACCTCCCCGGTATTGATGGCTTTGAGGTATGCCGAATACTTCGAAGGCAGATGAGGCTGAATATACCTGTGATAATGCTCACAGCCCGGACGATGCTCACCGACAAGCTTGAGGGCTTTGAGTCGGGCACAGATGACTATCTTCCGAAACCCTTCGAGCTGGCAGAGCTAAAGGCAAGGATAGAGGCTCTGGTGCGCAGGGCAAAGCAGAGCGTTGCCGAGATATTCCAGATCGGAGGTCTGAGCCTTGATCCCAGAAAAGGGACTGTGATACGTGACGGCAAGTTTATAGACCTTCCCCCCGTATGCTACCAGATACTTAAAAACCTCATGGAGGCCCACCCCGGTATAGTCTCCAAAGGGGATCTCGAGTATGCCATCTGGGGGGAGACACCTCCGGACAGCGATTCCCTCAAGGTGCATTTCTACACTCTGCGCCAGCTGGTTGATAAGCCTTTCAGTATCAACATGCTTGTAACCATAAGGGGGCGGGGCTATAAGATTGAGGCGGTGGACTAA
- a CDS encoding methyl-accepting chemotaxis protein produces the protein MFSKISIRARLLIITCIGLLVLGLLIATVSANKSFSSLMQSKLDQLDAVRESKSGHIEDYFDTIASLIVASASSTQVSTAMERFDKSFYTLQQETGIEPEAVRSDAVKHFEQLYLKDVNYDVPDSAQRRSTSAYLPTDPNAAVAQYLYIVGNPEKIGEKHNLVEVEGVDAEYTKDHAYYHKAFRTLLEQFSLYDIFLVNTKGDLIYTVFKEKDFATNLFNGPYADTGIGEAFRKAMKLKDGDVFLDDFKSYEPSYNLPASFISTPVYIGGEIAGVMIMQMSIDTINNIMSFGGHYQKAGLGESGECYLVGGDNGMRNNSRFLADIKESIVQKLGTTIGVLKIKTDSTRKALAGESGSQVIPDYRGVEVLSSYAPLSILGLNWGIIAEIDYAEAMASAISMRNILYMTALGLTVLLVAIMLFMIQQIIGKRLRLLTEVMSDLVSGDADLTKRVMLSKQQTGRGAKTKEELSVDEIVRLCQLTNAFIDTIHNIIHNIKENSEKLDDSCDELTVVAEEISGTFTEQAQQITEIASAMEKMNSTADGVLMNVENATSVTESANDQTQKGMESLNEVVESITTIKTQAASLAKIIEGLSASSAEIGDIIRVINDIADQTNLLALNAAIEAARAGEAGRGFAVVADEVRKLAERTQGATSQINEIVSSVQKETESASSEMHKSELTVDNGVKVIGEANELFNGIVVAVSEITDANNQITIAVTEQNDAIRLVTENINAISAGVESNVVSMKNLTAGIHNIKDESSNLNEMVNKFNTSTECLEGRFNSIGLT, from the coding sequence ATGTTCAGCAAAATATCTATAAGAGCAAGGCTTTTGATTATCACCTGTATAGGTCTTCTAGTTTTGGGTCTTCTTATTGCAACTGTTTCTGCAAACAAGTCCTTTTCATCGCTTATGCAAAGTAAGCTTGATCAGCTTGATGCTGTAAGGGAGTCAAAGAGCGGGCATATTGAGGATTACTTCGATACAATAGCCAGCTTAATAGTTGCCTCTGCTTCCAGTACACAGGTTTCCACAGCAATGGAGAGGTTTGATAAATCATTTTACACACTCCAGCAGGAAACCGGTATAGAGCCGGAAGCTGTCAGATCCGATGCGGTAAAACATTTTGAACAGCTGTACCTGAAGGACGTAAATTATGACGTGCCTGATTCCGCCCAGAGAAGAAGTACCTCCGCATACCTGCCGACTGACCCTAATGCAGCTGTAGCACAGTATCTTTATATAGTGGGTAACCCGGAAAAAATCGGTGAAAAGCATAACCTCGTGGAAGTTGAAGGGGTTGATGCCGAATACACGAAGGATCATGCATATTACCATAAGGCTTTCAGGACACTTCTGGAGCAGTTTAGCCTTTATGATATTTTTCTCGTTAACACAAAGGGGGATTTGATATACACCGTTTTTAAGGAGAAGGATTTCGCCACAAACCTTTTTAACGGCCCCTATGCCGATACAGGAATAGGAGAGGCTTTCAGAAAGGCGATGAAACTGAAGGACGGCGATGTCTTTCTGGATGATTTCAAATCATATGAGCCGAGCTATAACCTGCCCGCATCCTTTATCTCAACACCGGTTTATATCGGAGGAGAGATTGCCGGCGTTATGATCATGCAGATGTCTATTGATACGATAAACAATATAATGAGCTTTGGCGGCCATTATCAGAAGGCAGGTCTTGGTGAATCGGGTGAATGTTATCTTGTGGGAGGGGACAACGGTATGAGAAACAACAGCCGTTTCCTCGCTGATATCAAAGAGAGTATTGTGCAGAAGCTTGGGACAACGATAGGCGTGCTTAAGATCAAGACTGATTCCACCCGGAAGGCACTTGCGGGGGAATCGGGCTCTCAGGTTATTCCCGACTATAGAGGTGTAGAGGTGCTTAGTTCGTATGCACCGCTGAGTATACTTGGCCTCAACTGGGGCATTATTGCAGAGATCGACTATGCAGAGGCTATGGCCTCCGCTATCAGTATGCGCAATATCCTTTACATGACAGCACTCGGGCTTACTGTCCTGCTGGTAGCAATTATGCTCTTTATGATTCAGCAGATAATCGGAAAGAGGTTGAGGCTTCTGACAGAGGTGATGAGCGATCTGGTTTCCGGAGATGCGGACCTTACCAAGCGTGTTATGCTCTCAAAACAGCAGACAGGAAGGGGGGCAAAAACAAAAGAGGAGCTTAGTGTCGATGAGATTGTCAGGCTTTGCCAGCTCACAAACGCCTTTATCGATACGATCCATAATATTATTCACAACATAAAAGAAAACTCGGAAAAACTTGATGACAGTTGTGATGAGCTTACTGTGGTGGCGGAGGAGATCTCCGGCACTTTCACCGAGCAGGCACAGCAGATAACAGAGATTGCAAGCGCAATGGAGAAGATGAATTCCACAGCGGACGGCGTTCTCATGAACGTTGAAAATGCGACATCTGTTACAGAAAGTGCAAACGATCAGACCCAGAAAGGAATGGAAAGCCTTAACGAGGTTGTTGAAAGTATAACTACCATCAAAACACAGGCAGCTTCGTTGGCCAAGATTATTGAAGGCTTGAGTGCATCCTCGGCAGAGATAGGGGACATTATAAGAGTGATAAACGATATTGCAGACCAGACAAACCTCCTCGCCCTTAATGCCGCCATTGAGGCAGCAAGGGCCGGTGAGGCGGGAAGAGGGTTTGCGGTTGTTGCCGATGAGGTTCGAAAGCTGGCGGAAAGAACACAGGGTGCAACCTCCCAGATAAACGAAATAGTCTCCAGTGTTCAGAAAGAAACCGAAAGTGCCAGCAGTGAGATGCATAAGTCGGAACTGACTGTGGATAACGGTGTTAAGGTTATAGGTGAGGCCAACGAACTCTTTAACGGGATTGTTGTTGCGGTGAGCGAGATCACCGATGCCAATAACCAGATTACCATAGCAGTAACAGAGCAGAATGATGCTATCCGTCTGGTTACTGAGAATATCAATGCTATCTCAGCCGGTGTTGAGTCAAACGTGGTCTCGATGAAAAACCTGACCGCCGGTATCCATAACATAAAGGATGAATCGTCGAATCTTAATGAGATGGTGAACAAGTTCAACACTTCAACGGAGTGTCTCGAAGGAAGGTTTAACTCCATAGGGCTTACCTGA